A window of the Oryzias melastigma strain HK-1 linkage group LG11, ASM292280v2, whole genome shotgun sequence genome harbors these coding sequences:
- the gja4 gene encoding gap junction protein alpha 4, whose protein sequence is MPRADWSFLESLLEEGQEYSTAIGRVWLTILFLLRMLVLGTAAESAWDDEQEDFVCNTKQPGCTSVCYDKAFPISHFRYFVLQVILVSTPTIFYFAYVAIKVRKNDKNEENQADEGRSGRRTTKAAIECNDSSVSGKDKKERDGGKCQKPKASPEAPKLKGRLLGAYAFSILLKILLEAGFIIGLWFLYDGFFIAPKFVCTRSPCPHTVDCFVSRPTEKTIFTFYTQLIAAVSLLLNLIELFHLLVLAVSHRLEKRAQRHDCLPPFEQVPSRLRTPGLQGAASQANSTGSHISLPMQGEDEVQSDPCGSYTDMTVEMNWEPVEAGSDLLPSYANCMKPVKKARQPRGHYKKHSPRNGKTQKSGPSEQKHYV, encoded by the coding sequence ATGCCCAGAGCTGACTGGTCCTTCCTGGAGAGTCTGCTGGAGGAAGGCCAAGAGTACTCGACAGCGATTGGCCGCGTCTGGCTCACCATACTGTTCCTGCTTCGCATGCTGGTGCTGGGAACGGCGGCGGAGTCGGCGTGGGATGACGAACAAGAAGACTTTGTGTGCAACACCAAGCAGCCGGGATGCACCTCTGTATGCTACGATAAAGCCTTCCCCATATCCCACTTCCGCTACTTCGTCCTCCAGGTCATCCTCGTCTCCACTCCCACCATCTTCTACTTTGCATATGTGGCTATAAAAGtgaggaaaaatgacaaaaacgaGGAAAATCAAGCAGACGAAGGCCGTAGTGGGAGAAGGACGACTAAAGCTGCGATCGAGTGCAACGATAGCAGCGTGTCTGGAAAAGATAAGAAAGAGAGGGATGGTGGGAAATGTCAGAAGCCGAAAGCTTCTCCGGAGGCTCCTAAACTGAAAGGCAGACTTCTGGGAGCTTACGCGTTCAGCATCCTGCTCAAAATCCTCCTGGAGGCGGGGTTTATCATTGGGCTTTGGTTTCTGTACGACGGCTTTTTCATCGCGCCGAAGTTCGTGTGCACACGCTCGCCGTGTCCCCACACAGTGGACTGTTTCGTCTCTCGCCCCACAGAGAAGACCATCTTTACCTTCTACACCCAGCTGATCGCCGCCGTGTCCCTGCTCCTCAACCTCATCGAGCTCTTCCACCTGCTGGTGCTGGCCGTTTCGCATCGCCTGGAGAAACGTGCCCAACGCCACGACTGCCTACCTCCATTTGAGCAGGTACCGTCCAGACTGAGGACTCCCGGACTCCAAGGAGCGGCGTCGCAGGCCAACAGCACAGGAAGTCACATCAGCCTCCCCATGCAGGGGGAGGATGAGGTACAGAGTGACCCCTGTGGGAGTTACACCGACATGACGGTGGAGATGAACTGGGAGCCGGTAGAGGCCGGAAGCGACCTGCTGCCTAGCTATGCTAACTGCATGAAGCCTGTTAAGAAAGCCCGTCAGCCCAGAGGTCATTATAAGAAACATTCCCCTCGAAATGGGAAAACCCAAAAAAGTGGACcgtcagaacaaaaacattacGTCTGA